The genome window CAAGAAAGACCAGAAGATCGTGCTTCCCAACCCCTACTTCCAGAAACTTTGCGTTCAATAGTTAGACCTCTTTTGCCAAATCGTCGACCCTGATACTTTCTCTCGGTCAGTTTGGCTTTGCTGAGTGGCCAAATTCCTTTTATACTCGTAGAATTTTCTGCGTTGACAGAGATGGATGtaatatttgaagaaaaattagaaaatttaacagTATGGGGGATTTCGGCCAATTATAATAGTTTAAAAGGGAAATtggttaaaattaaagttcagggagaAACTGATAGCGACTTACAAGTTTGAGGAGGAAATTGACAAATacctcaaaaaacaaaaaaaacaaaaaacctagCAAAGGagacaattatttttgtttataattCCCAAGGTTCTAAAGACGCTAGACCCTAGTCGAGAGGCAAGTTGGGGTCTAGTGCTTAGGCGGATATAATTaaatctattttattttttgtaaataagtgtttgtctatgcttaaaatatatatgatttcatcataaactacaaaatagaatgacatatctATTATGAGCTATTGAAACATAATAAAAACgtgggaacaagcatataatgtgtattcatttaagtattaagcaagtctcttacaatttattgaaaaaataaaatgcaaaatgaaagttatttattttcttatctAAGTGAGTCACAATCTAGATGGGTCTTGACGGGCTAGACACCTAGGTGGTATAGACGGGCACCTCAGTAGGTCTAGgcgccatttcttaattttcaaacgcctaagcACTAATTGGGACGGTGACCAGCCGCTTCCGCTTAGACGGCGCTATGTAGGGATTTTTAGAATAATGATAATCCTTCGCCAAATCCCACCATTAAGCACATACGATGtctggagagatttttcaatatgactAGTATACGAAATGGTATATcatgtgtcactatacaaatgatgagatttgtatattaaaaaattaataatttaaaaaataaaatttcttaccatttatataaaaatacgtgaTGTCTTATTTATATttcgatcacattgaaaaatttatcCGACCGCTACAAACAGCGACTGTTTGCACTTGTTCATTTTGCTGCACCAcgactcctctctctctctctctgcatctCCATGTACTTTGGGTCAAATAAAATTCTAACAGAATCTCTCTCTTGCGattacattgaaaaatttatCCGACGGCTGCTAGCAGCGACTGTTTGCACCTGTTCATTTTGCTGCACCAcgactcctctctctctctctctctctctctctctctctctgcatctCCATGTACTTTGGGTCAAATAAAATTCCAACAGAATCTCTCTCTTGCCACTCCATCATCAATCTGTACATCtctcttttgggttttgagggtAAAAATCCATGAGAGTAAGTAATGCAGGTGAAACTGGGACAATCATTTCCTACCCGTTTTCCCAATCTTCACAATCTTGGATTTTGAGCTGGTTTTGAGCTTTCTGTGGTGACAAAAAAGAACCCAgattgtttcaaaaaaaaaaaaaaaaaaaaagaacccagATTGGGAAAGTTGGCATTTTggttctttgttttgtgtttgtaGGGCCAAAATGTTTCAGTTTTGGGGGGTGATCAGAAAATCCCAGATCATTAATTGGTGGGTTTTATTAACCTATTAATTTTATGTTGGTGTTAAAAGCTCCAGTGTTGCTGTTGCTTCTGCTGCTGCCGCCCCCACCTCCTGCCTCCGTTACCAGATAGCTTGTACCTCCTTTTacagcaaaaaataaaaaaaattaagcaaatCAAATTCTTTGATTTTCATAAGATAttgtttgcttttctttttttttgtgtttttttttcttgaaagtGAGTGTTGTGATTCTGTACAAAAAGGGAAACTCATCTAATACTGGTCCAAGTGATTGCCCTTATTACTTTCTATTaaccaggtttttttttttttttttgtatttttgataataataataagcatTAGCTGCTCCACCTTCCTCTCTGGAGTACCATTTTAGAACCAAATCTTCTCTGAAATTTCCAATCTTGGGGGCTGTTTCTGCTTCAGTAAGATCATGCTGCTGCCTCTGAGAGTCAAACCCGATATCGGTTCTTAGTGTATGAGAAATACCATCAAGAATTTGAGCTAAAACGCCAgctcttctgagtcttttgacAAAAGAGCAGAAACCAATATATTTGGGTTCTGCTGCTTGGAAGTGAATAATCAAAGGGAGATTTTATCTGCATCTGGTGGTGTTTGAGTGGCGTTTATTTCAAtttccaaattcaaagttttaagCTTTGCATATGGCGGTGTCTGAGAACCTGAGAAAACAGCTTGCTCTTTCTGTGAGAAGTATCCAGTGGAGCTATGGAATTTTCTGGTCCATTTCAGCCAGACAACCAGGGTACTGACTTTTCATCATATTTTTCAACTTGGGTTATTTGAACTTTAACTATATATGTATTTTGGcctccagaaaaaaaaaaggtccaaaTTTGTGTACAAAGTTTCCCAGAAatctttgttgtttgttgttgttggatgtgtttgtgttttgaatGTCTAATTTTCTGCAACTTTTCCCTATCTTTTTGTTCTCTTGGTTTTGTTTGTCACAGTTCAAATAACTCCTGTGCTTCTGCATTATCGGCAGGATTTGAACTTCCTCAAATGAAATTGATTTTTGTTAAATAATTGGACTAAACCCTTCACATTAAGACTAAATCCTTCAGATTAAGGCTAATCCCTTCACTCCCTGATATATAAATCTCTTAAAATCTTATTGCATTGTCCTTATCTTATCTGCATTACGAATTGTAATGTTTAACTTTGTAGGGTGTTAGAGTGGGGTGATGGGTACTACAATGGAGATATAAAGACCAGAAAAACAGTTCAAGCCGTAGAGCTTGATGCTGACCAAATGGGTTTGCAAAGGAGTGAGCAACTGAGAGAACTTTATGATTCCCTCTCAGCGGGCGAAGCAAGTCCGCAGGCTAGAAGGCCTTCTGCATCATTATCACCCGAAGATCTGGCTGATACTGAGTGGTATTACCTAGTTTGTATGTCGTTCGTCTTCAACATTGGCCAAGGGTAACTTCATTCTTCACAATTCTTCTGTACTCAAATAGAATCTCAGGGCCTTTCTGATATTATATGCATTGACCAGCCATAGCGTCAATTGTGAACTGTAGAAGTTAAAGCTTGAAAAGAGATTTCGATTTGGTTAGACAAGATGCACTGTATTTTGTAAAAGACAGACTATAATTTGTTCTACATTCATGTCTTCATGGTTCATATAACTTACATTGCTCTTCCCGAACTTTTCAGGTTGCCAGGAAGAACATTAGCAAATGGCAAACCTACCTGGCTATGCAATGCTCACTACGTGGATAGTAAAGTGTTTTCTCGTTCACTACTAGCAAAGGTAGCTTgctgtttctttgttcatataagtatcatgattgatttcTGATTCGTGTTACTTGACTAGTTTGCTCAGAGTGAAGAACTAAAACATCtgttttctgtttggttttCTTTTGATGCCTGGATTTGTACCTGTCACCCTCAGAGCGCATCCATTCAGGTACGGATACAAGCATAACAATAATTTTCTGGTATATGTTGTCACAGTTTCAGACAGCAGATTCTGAATTGTCAATCAAGTTTTCTGCAGATTTATATTGGGCTGAATCAATGCACAAAGATTATTTCTTAATCTAagcatgtttttttttgttttctatccAGACTGTTGTATGCTTTCCATTTTTGGGAGGAGTGATCGAGCTCGGTGTGACTGAACTGGTAGGTATTATTTGCTTTAGAATATCTAATTAgaattacatattttttttccaaattatGATCTACTGTGTACTTTTTGCATTCTTTTTGTAGGTTCTAGAGGACCCTAGTCTCATTCAGCATGTTAAAACATCTTTCTTGGAGGCTCCATATCCCATAATCGCTTCCAAGAGAACCAATCCTAGTGCAGGAAGCACAAGAAACGACAATGATCTTGCTTGTGCCATGCTTGATGATGGTATAGTCGACACCAAATTAATTCCTGTTGTAGAGTGTCAAGAAATGGATGTGACTTCACCTGATGACAATTCAAATGGTTTGGGTCCTAATCAACCGGCTGATGATTCATTCATGGTGGAAGGGATGAACGGAGGAGCTTCCCAAGTGCAAAGCTGGCAATTTATGGACGATGAGTTAAGTAATTTTGTGCACCATTCCATGGATTCCAGTGATTGTATATCTCAGACTTTGGTGTATCCGGAAAAGGTTCTCTCTGGTCCTAAGACTGAACAGGCAAATGATCACTGCCCGCATGAACATAAAGAGTGCAATAGCACTAAAAAGACCTCTTTGGATCCTCAAGGCAATGACTTGCAGTATAAAAGTGTTCTTTCTGCTCTTTTGAAGAGCTCACACCAATTGGTTTTGGGGCCACACTTCCAGAATTCTCATCAGGAATCCAGCTTTACCAGTTGGAAGAGAGGAGGGTTTGTAAAATGCCTGACACAAAGAGGTGGAACCCCGCAAAAATTATTGAAGAAGATTTTGCTTGAAGTTCCTCAGATGCATGTTGACTGTGTGCTTGAGCCCCCAGAAGATACCAGCAATGTAAATGGAGTTTGTAGACCAGAGGCTGATGATATTGATACAAATCATGCATTATCTGATGAGAGGAGGCGGAGGGAAAGACTGAATGAAAGATTTTGCATTTTGAAATCAATGGTTCCCTCGGTTAGCAAGGTAGGTAAATCTCCATTTAAGATTTTTGTTTACTGACATCAACTGCGaagtaatttgttttttgaCTTTGTTTACACAGGAGGACGAGGTATCCATTTTAGATGATGCAATAGAGCATTTGAAAGATCTTGAGAAAAGGGTTGAAGAGTTGGAATCGTTTTGGGAGCCAACAAATTCATACTCAAAAATGAAGAGGAAACTCCAAGATACAGTTGAGAGAACATCTGACAACTGTTGCAACCCCAAAATTAGCAATGGGAAGAAGCCTATAGTTTACAAGAGGAAGGTCAGCAACGTTGATGAAACAGAACCAGAAATCAATCACATTGTATCGAAGAACATTTCAAGTGATAATATAACAGTTAATATGAACAACAAAGATGTTCTAATAGAGATGAAGTTTCCTTGGAGGGAGGGAGTGTTGCTAGAGATCATGGATGCCACAAGCCGGCTTCATTTAGATGCTCACTCGGTTCAATCATCCACCGCGGATGGAATTCTTTCCCTGACCATTAAATCCAGGGTATGAAATTTTAGTTACATGAATATGATCAatcatttgtttttctttgtttcagtGGCTCAAGGGAACTGATTCACTATCGTGTTAAACACTCGAGTTCCTGGAGGCCTATTGCAAATAACTAAGAATTTCTTAATTTGCAGTTCAAGGGGACGAGTATTGCATCAGCAGGGACAATCAAGCAAGCACTTCATAGAATTGCCAGAAGCTGACGAATCtcgctttcttaattttctctcGAATTCTGTTATTGTACAATTGCGTAACGATGAAAGGTTCTGTAGATTTACAGTGTAAGAAACGCGAGCCTCACTGAGGATTTTGTTTTCCTGCAGGTAGTAGTAGTCTAGTGAAAGGAATTAGAACTTGTGTTACATGCATAATTTTCTCCCaagtatttatttatgtgaTGACAGAAACAAGCATTATTGTTACTTGCATAGAGGAAGGAGATAACATTGCTTATAAGAATGACATGTTAGACATTTCAAAAAGTTGATTGTCCGCCATACGAACACgcataacaaatatatgaacactgTCTTAGCCGTTATATTGGCAGAATTACATGCAGAGAGTGCCAAAGTTCTGTTGTTGATCTAACGGCTCAGGCAAGTTCATATGATACATGTGTGTGTGAATTTTTTAACGATTCAGACAGTGCTGATGCGACATAATTTATATGCTTGAGGTAAGTATAGAACTTGAAAGATAATACCACCAAGAATGGAGTAGACAGAAAAGCCCGAGGTTTTCTGTAGTCCATTATTTGACGACACTCGGACAAAGAACTGAGGGAGAGCCCCCCATTAGAACGTGTCTGAATCATAATTGGACTCggaaactctctctctctctctctctctcgctctcatGGGGACCTATGTACTGCATGCCAGTCTGCAACTTGATATTGTTCACTCAATCGATTCGTACATGACATCAGATTTGGAGGACTGAATACGGTGCATGCagtaatttcctttttttttttgtcacttaACATTTCGATCTtgtagtatttctcttcacttgtaaatgagatgtCTTATTGTAAGGCTTAACCCACCTCCTGCCCCCATTGTAAGGCTTAACCCACATCTCTCTCCCTTAatttagataatatcgtttgttaaaaaaaaatccaactttttaaaccaatagtaggaatagtttagtttattaaaataagtctaatttgttatatttaattatttaattatcaataggTTATCAAtgataagatttattataaaaaatcaaatttctttccAATTATCTCTTTtgcttatttctttttattttttattttgttatttccctcatttatagattttgtttttaatttttatattcaaCTTATATCACGgattaattatatttatctacctatatgacagatttttttttataatcaacctatcaCAGATTAATATGTCTTACTTATAGGTATGTTatgttttttctaccttttaatTATGTTTCATATCTCACATATAGGtataatacaacaacaacaacaaagccttttcctactaagtggggtcggctatatgaatcatagaacgccattgcgctcagttttatgtcatgtcctccattaaatccaagtactctaagtcttttcttagggtctcttccaaagttttcctaggtcttcctctaccctttcgaccctgaacctctatcccgtagtcacatcttcgaaccggagcgtcagtaggccttctttgcacatgtccaaacccattttgtgtacgtgttgatgcttcaccgcccaacattctgtgccatag of Malus sylvestris chromosome 6, drMalSylv7.2, whole genome shotgun sequence contains these proteins:
- the LOC126624943 gene encoding transcription factor EGL1-like, whose product is MAVSENLRKQLALSVRSIQWSYGIFWSISARQPGVLEWGDGYYNGDIKTRKTVQAVELDADQMGLQRSEQLRELYDSLSAGEASPQARRPSASLSPEDLADTEWYYLVCMSFVFNIGQGLPGRTLANGKPTWLCNAHYVDSKVFSRSLLAKSASIQTVVCFPFLGGVIELGVTELVLEDPSLIQHVKTSFLEAPYPIIASKRTNPSAGSTRNDNDLACAMLDDGIVDTKLIPVVECQEMDVTSPDDNSNGLGPNQPADDSFMVEGMNGGASQVQSWQFMDDELSNFVHHSMDSSDCISQTLVYPEKVLSGPKTEQANDHCPHEHKECNSTKKTSLDPQGNDLQYKSVLSALLKSSHQLVLGPHFQNSHQESSFTSWKRGGFVKCLTQRGGTPQKLLKKILLEVPQMHVDCVLEPPEDTSNVNGVCRPEADDIDTNHALSDERRRRERLNERFCILKSMVPSVSKEDEVSILDDAIEHLKDLEKRVEELESFWEPTNSYSKMKRKLQDTVERTSDNCCNPKISNGKKPIVYKRKVSNVDETEPEINHIVSKNISSDNITVNMNNKDVLIEMKFPWREGVLLEIMDATSRLHLDAHSVQSSTADGILSLTIKSRFKGTSIASAGTIKQALHRIARS